In Silene latifolia isolate original U9 population chromosome 3, ASM4854445v1, whole genome shotgun sequence, a single window of DNA contains:
- the LOC141649781 gene encoding uncharacterized protein LOC141649781 translates to MPASQDSSINSVAPDQYDDPLFLSNSDYPAMTLVNSIFDGKNFLNWSRGVVMALGTKNKQGFLDSSTAMPALTSPSFQKWLRADHMVRCWILNALAPEIKQGFMTAKSTKRLWEDINNMYGQSNAPLLFQLKKELKNTSQAVDQLVVEYYNKLKCSWDDIEDLEMFPDYTCGALAKCPCSFLKKILEVMTREKVMTFLMGLDSEYKHLKTNILSMDSLPNLTKAYSLVQQIESQKRLSKFATDHVESSAMAASRKSFPQSWNK, encoded by the coding sequence ATGCCTGCGTCACAAGATTCCAGTATCAACAGCGTTGCTCCGGATCAATACGATGATCCTCTTTTCCTCTCAAACTCCGATTATCCTGCAATGACGTTAGTAAACTCGATCTTCGACGGCAAGAATTTTCTTAATTGGAGTCGCGGTGTGGTTATGGCGCTTGGAACtaaaaacaagcaaggttttcTTGACAGTTCAACGGCGATGCCGGCTCTAACTTCGCCATCGTTTCAGAAATGGCTTCGTGCAGATCACATGGTGCGATGCTGGATTCTAAATGCTTTAGCTCCAGAAATCAAGCAGGGATTCATGACGGCTAAGTCTACGAAGCGTCTTTGGGAAGACATCAACAACATGTATGGTCAGTCCAATGCTCCCTTGCTTTTTCAGTTAAAAAAGGAGTTAAAGAATACTTCTCAGGCTGTTGATCAGTTAGTCGTTGAGTATTACAATAAGTTGAAATGCAGTTGGGATGACATTGAGGATTTGGAGATGTTTCCTGACTACACCTGTGGTGCCTTGGCTAAGTGTCCGTGTAGCTTTCTGAAGAAGATTCTTGAAGTTATGACTAGAGAGAAAGTTATGACATTTCTGATGGGATTAGACAGTGAATATAAGCATCTGAAGACCAACATTCTGTCTATGGACTCCTTACCAAATCTCACCAAGGCGTACTCTCTCGTTCAGCAGATTGAGAGTCAAAAAAGGCTTTCAAAATTTGCTACTGATCATGTGGAGTCCAGCGCTATGGCTGCCAGCAGGAAATCTTTCCCGCAGAGTTGGAATAAGTAG